The Naumovozyma castellii chromosome 4, complete genome genome contains a region encoding:
- the NCAS0D04960 gene encoding uncharacterized protein, with amino-acid sequence MSQEQSFEIPALDKVFNLYDFELIASETLPKQVYAYYSSSADDEVSYRENHNSFHNIFFKPKILVDVTDIDLTTEILGSKLQVPFYVSATALCGLGNPSGGELDIVKGCAAVNVPQMISTFSSFSLDEIAAARVDDNQVQWFQLYVNSDRKISEDLIKKAEQLGIKALFVTVDAPQAGNRERDARFKFCANKDNGPQIMEKTSVEKKTTNGTARTLSKLIDTSLTWKDIENFKKFTTLPIILKGVQRVDDAIKAAEIGCRGIVLTNHGGRQLDFSRPPIEVLAETMPELRARGLDKNFDVLIDGGIRRGTDILKALCLGAKGCGIASPYLFANSCYGKEGVEKVTDLLIKELLLSMRLLGVTKLADLNPDFLDLNGLYSRSVTVPRFTIDRGSNPFKN; translated from the coding sequence ATGTCTCAAGAACAATCCTTTGAAATACCGGCATTAGATAAAGTGTTCAATCTATACGATTTTGAACTCATCGCATCGGAAACTTTGCCAAAGCAAGTTTATGCGTATTATTCATCTTCCGCAGATGATGAAGTATCTTACAGAGAAAATCATAACTCATTCCataacatttttttcaaaccCAAGATTTTAGTAGACGTCACGGATATTGATTTGACTACTGAAATATTAGGATCAAAATTGCAGGTGCCATTTTATGTAAGTGCCACTGCATTATGTGGTTTGGGCAACCCTAGCGGTGGTGAGTTGGATATTGTAAAGGGATGTGCTGCTGTAAATGTACCTCAAATGATTTCAACATTTTCCTCCTTTTCTCTCGATGAGATTGCGGCAGCTAGAGTAGATGACAACCAAGTTCAGTGGTTCCAGTTATATGTGAATTCAGATAGGAAAATTTCGGAAGATTTAATCAAGAAGGCAGAACAATTAGGTATCAAGGCTTTATTTGTCACTGTGGATGCTCCCCAGGCAGGAAATAGAGAAAGAGATGCCAGGTTCAAGTTTTGTGCTAACAAAGATAATGGACCACAAATTATGGAAAAGACTTCTGTTGAAAAGAAGACTACAAATGGTACTGCAAGAACATTATCTAAACTAATTGATACTTCTTTGACATGGaaggatattgaaaattttaaaaaatttaccaCTTTGCCAATTATCCTTAAAGGTGTACAAAGAGTGGATGATGCAATCAAAGCTGCCGAGATCGGGTGTAGAGGTATTGTTTTAACAAATCATGGTGGAAGACAATTAGATTTTTCAAGACCACCAATCGAAGTGCTTGCTGAAACTATGCCTGAATTAAGAGCACGTGGATTGGATAAGAATTTTGATGTCTTAATTGATGGTGGGATTCGTCGTGGTACAGATATCTTGAAAGCTCTTTGTTTGGGAGCTAAGGGATGTGGTATTGCTTCTCCCTATTTATTTGCTAATTCTTGTTATGGTAAAGAAGGTGTTGAGAAGGTCACTGATCTTTTAATCAAAGAATTACTACTATCGATGAGATTATTAGGTGTAACAAAACTTGCTGACTTAAACCCTGATTTCTTGGACCTTAATGGTTTATATTCGAGATCTGTAACTGTCCCACGATTCACAATTGATCGTGGCTCCAATCCTTTCAAGAACTAA